The genomic window GCCGGTAGACAGCGGCGGGTTCGCCCATGAGGACGATGTCGCGGTGACCGAGGCCGGTCAGGTGGTCCACACACATCCGCCCTGCGGCCTCGAAGTCCAGATCCACGCAGGGCAGACCCGCAGGGTTGGCGGGCAGCCCGATCAGCACCGCGGGTACGGCGAGACGGCGGACCACGTCAAGACGGGGGTCGGCCACGCCGATGTCCATCACGACCAGCCCGTCGAGCCGGGCGGCCTGCACGGCGTCGAGCAGGTCGTCGCTGCCCTGGTGATCGGTGAGCAGCAGGACATTGCATCGGTGGTCGCGGGCGGCGACGCTGGCCGCGAGCATGAACTCGGCGAGCAGCGGCCGATGTTCGCCGCCATTGACACTGACGGCCAGCCCAACGGTGCGGCGGGTCGGGTGTGTTCCCGGGCTCGGCCGGTAGTCGAGCGCCGCGATGGCGTCGAGCACACGGCACCGGGTCGCATCGGATATCGGCCGCTTCCCGCTGAGAACGTAACTGACGGTACTGACCGCGACGCCTGCGTGTTGCGCCACATCCACGATCGTCGCCACGGCCTCTCCTCACGCTGCACCGGCAGGCGAGCGCTTCGTCGAAACCGTTTCGACAATGCGGATGTGCGGCTCGCCCCTGAGCTGCCCGCGTGAGGTTAAGCAGGGGTGAACGGAGACGTCCATAGCCCTCGGACCATTTCGACGATTTCGACGCGCACCGCCTGCCCCCGGCGGTGCGCGGATCGTGGACGTCGGGACGGGGCCCGGTGGGGAGGTACGAGGACGACGTTCCGGCCGGCGGGGGTCCGGATCGACGCGTCGCCGGGAAGCGCGAACGCCGCGGCTCGTGCTCAGGAATTCCCGAGGGCTTACGGGTACCGTGAATCAAGGGACGCATTGTGGCCACAACCCACAAACTGCGACATACATAGCGTCACCGCCATGGCGCCGCCGCCCCACAACACTCTGGCTTCGTTCCCACCGCCTACGACAAGGCCGTGCGTCGGCTTGGGAGGCCCCATGGCAGACAAGCCCGACCGCCTGCAAGATCTGGCCTCGCAAGTACGCACCCCCGACGTCGTCGATGCCATGGGACGGATGCACCGCCACCGGTGTCACATCAACGACCTGGTGAGCCCGACTCCGGGCCGTGTCCTCCTGGGCCCCGCGGTGACGATTTCGTATCTCCCCTCATGCGAGGAAACACTCCCGTCCGAGCAGTTCAATTTCGACCGCCTGTTCAATGACGCCATCGGAGACGACGGACAGGGGCGGGTGCTGGTCCTGGCAGGCAACGGGCATCCCGACGTATCACTCGGAGGCGGAGCAAAGCTCTCGCGATTGGCCGTACACGGTCTTGCGGGCGTCCTGGCCGACGGTCGTCTCCGCGACTTCATCCAGATCGCGAGTTACGACTTCGCCGCCTACTGCTGGGGGGAGACGGTCAAATGGGGCGGCGATGTGGTCACGCCGTTCGAGGCCAACCGGCCGGTCGTCGTCTCCGGCGTGACCATCCGCCCGGGTGATTGCGTGTTCGCGGACGCGTCCGGCGCTGCCGTGATCCCTGCTGCGCATGTCCTCAGCGTGTTCGAAGAAGCCAACCGCGTCGTACGAGACGAGGCGGCCTTCGTCGAAGGAATCCATCAGGAAGACCCCGCCGACCGCAGATCCGGGCAATAGCAGCTCGCGCCTCCCCCATGGCCACGGGTCTCTGCGCATCCCGCGCCGCGACCGGAGCCGAGCCGCCGCTACGACCGGCTCGGCTGCTGCCGGTCCTTCCCGAGCACCAGCGAGGTCTCGCCGGCAGACCGTCCCCGCGGACCGGCATGGTGGCGGCGCGCGGCCGACGCGGTCCATGGCGGCCGGACCGACGGGCATGGAGTGCACCTCGCACCCAGCGGTCCTGCGCCGGCGCCGCCGTCAGGGGCTGAAAGGGTCCGGTCGCCATGCCGACCCGTGACGGCCGTCGCCTCTCTGGCCGACCGGCCGGCGCGGCTCAGCGGCCGGGGGCCCGCTGCGTGACCTCCTGGAGCACCCAGCCGTTGCCGTCCGGGTCGCTGAAGTCGGCGTAGGAGCCGTAGGTGGCACGGTCGGGGTGCGGGCCGGCGACCCGCTCCTGGCCCTCGACCTGGTGGGTGACCTCTCCGGCGTCGTGGCCGTGATAAAAGAGTCCTCCGGCGTCGTGGAAGACCTCGCTCACCTCGATGCCGCGGCCGACGAGCTCCGCGCGGGCCTCCTCGATGTCGGTGACGATGAGGTACAGGCCCTGGACCGAGCCCGGCGCGGCGGAGGTGATCCCCTGACCGAAAATGATCGAGCACTCGGAGCCGGGCGGCGTGAAGTGCACCGCGCGCCAGTCCTCACTCACGGCCTTGTCGAGATCCAGACGGAATCCCGCCTGCTCGTAGAAGGCCTTGGCCCGGTCGACATCGGAGACGGGCAGCACGATGAGTTCGAGCTTCAGATCCATGTGGGGGTCCTTCTTTCTGAGTATCGGTGAATCTCGCACCCTGTGCGTCACCGGTTCACCACGGTGGCCCGGCCGGCGGAGCCGGCCCCGGACTCTCGGTCGCGCCGGCCCGCAGCGCTGCGCGCAGGCAGTAACGCCGGGCCGCGGCGCGGCACGCAGGCAGCGCTGCACCGCGCGGGGCCTACCTGACCACACTTAGGAGCATATACTCCTATTAAGGGAGCGGCAAGAAACCTTTCCGCACGCTGGGGCCGCGTATGCCGGTGCGACGAGCGGCACTGGCACACAACATCTCGTGACCCGTTCGCGCCGTCGAGCCGATGGTCGTGGCGGAAAGCGGGCCGACGGTTCCAGGATAGGGCGCTCACTCCCGTGGCGCTCTGAGCGTCGTGCCCTACTCGGCCCAGGGCTCGAAGCCGGTATGGAGGACGGCCTCCAGGGATGCGCGCAGTCGGTCCGCCTCGCCGGCTCCGAACTTCTCCTCGAACTGGGCTTGCACGGCTTTCCACAGGGGCACCGCCGCCTTCATTCGGGACAGGCCGGCCGGCGTGACAGTGACGATCCTTGCGCGGCGGTCGGCCGCCGATGGCTCGACGGTCACCAGGCCCTCCCGCGCGAGCGGCTTGAGGTTCGAGGCCAGCGTCGTGCGGTCCATGGCGATCATGTCGGCGAGGCTGGTGATCGTCATTTCTCCGTGAGCGCTCAGCTTCTGCAGGATGCTGAACTGCGTCGCACGAAGACCGGCCGGACCCAGGGCCTTGTCGTACGTCGCGCCGAGGTACCGGGCCGCCTTGCGCAGGGCCAGGTTGTTGCACGAGTCGGCGAGGTCCGTCGGCGCAGCGGTCATGGTCTCCTCCAGAGCTTCCCCACTCATAATAGGAGTGCATGCTCGTATATGCCCAGGTGCCTCTCGCCACCCTCAGGAACGAGAGTGTGCGCTCCTGTCGAGGTCGCGGCGTGCCGGCTGCACCGAGACGGCCGCTACCTGCGGCTTCAGCTGCAGTCTGCCCGCAAGCGGGGTCCCGCCGGTCTGCCTAGGCTGGAAGGGAGCTCATAACCGCACGGCACCCGGCCCGAGGGTCCTGTGGCCGCGACCGGGAGAGACCGGAACCGGATCCGCCGTCCCAGGGACACGGAATCGACGCGGAGATCGGAGATCGACCGATGGTGGCCAGCAACCTTGTTCTCATCGCCAACGCCGGTGGCGTGGGCCGCACGGCCCTTGACCAACTGCGCGCCCAGGACGTGCCGGTGCGCGCGCTGGTCCGCCGCGACGACGATCGCGCGGCTGAGCTGCGTGCGCTCGGGGCGGAGGTCGTCGTCGGCGATCTGACCCGGCCCGAGAGCGTCGCGGCCGCGCTGGAGGGTGTCGGGAGGATGTATTTCGCGATGCCGGTGTCGCCGGACCATCTGCTGGCGACCACCGTGGTGGCCAGCGTGGCGCGCGAGCACGGGAACCTGGACGGCCTGGTGGGCATGTCCCAGATGACGGTGTCGCAGATGACTGCCACCAGCACCGGGGAGTCGAACCAGCAGCGGCTGCACTGGCTGGCGGAGCAGGTGCTGAACTGGTCGGGCCTGCCGGTGGTCCACATCCGGCCGACGTCGTTCCTCGACAACCCGCTGTTCACCGCGCTGGCGGCACGGTCGATCCGGGAGAACGGCACGATCGCGCTGCCCTTCGGCACCGGGCGCACCTCGCCGGTCGCCGTGGGCGACGTCGCCCGAGTGGTCTCCACCGTGCTCCGCGACCCGGCCCCGCACATCGGACACGTCTATGAACTGACCGGGCCGCGCACGGTCGACATGACCGAGATGGCCGAGGAGTTCTCGCGGGCGCTGGGGCGTCAGGTGTCCTATGTAGACGTGCCGCTGGACCAGTGGCGGTCCGACGTCCTCGCCGAACTGGGCCTGCCGCCGCACATCGAACAGCACATCGCCACCATGGCCCGGCTGCACCGCGAGAACCGCTACGACCGCGCGACCGACGACGTCGAACGCGTCACGGGCCTGCCGGCCGAGGGGATCGAGGCGTTCGTGGCCGCTCGCAAGGACTTCTATCTGGGCTGAGCCGCAGGCAACCTGCCCCGCACCCGGCCCGGAGCGAACGCGTCGAGGACGCGCCGCACGGGCCACGCGCCCCCAGAGACACGGTCGTCCCCCACTCCCCCTCGCTCCGGCACTACGCTCTCCGGCGACGACCGGCCGCGTCCCCGGAGGCTCCATGGCATCCCCCGATTCCCCGCGCTACGACGACCTCCGCGCGATGTTCGTCAACTGCACGCTGAAACGGTCGCCAGAGGTCAGCAACACCCAGGGCCTGATCGACAGGAGCCGCGCCGTGATGGAGGCGGCCGGCGTCACCACCGAGCTCGTACGGGCCGTCGATCACGACATCGCGACCGGCGTGTGGCCGGACATGACCGAACACGGCTGGGAGAGCGACGAATGGCCCGCGCTCTACGAACGGGTCTTGGCGGCCGACATCCTGGTGCTGGCCGGGCCGATCTGGCTCGGGGACAACAGCTCGGTGATGAAGCAGGTGATCGAGCGGCTCTACGCGTGCTCCTCGCTGCTCAACGACCGCGGTCAGTACGCGTATTACGGGCGCGTCGGCGGATGCCTGATCACCGGCAACGAGGACGGCGTGAAGCACTGCGCGATGAACGTCCTCTACAGCCTCCAGCACCTCGGCTACACCATCTCACCCCAGGCAGACGCGGGCTGGATCGGGGAGGCCGGGCCCGGGCCCTCGTACCTCGACCCCGGGTCCGGCGGGCCGGAGAACGACTTCACCAACCGCAACACGACCTTCATGAGCTGGAACCTGATGCACCTCGCCGCCCTGCTCAAGCGGGCCGGCGGCATCCCGGCCCACGGCAACCAGCGCTCGGAGTGGGACGCGGGCTGCCGCTTCGACTTCCCGAACCCCGAGCACCGCTGAGCGCGCAGACGGCGCTCGGGCGGTGTGGTGGACGGCGTGGCGGGGGTCGAGAGCAGCACCATCGGTGGCGCGCCTGTCGATCGGCCCGGGCAATGCGGTGACGCCGCCTGGGATACGGTGCCGCGGGACACCGAAGCGGGGAGAACAGTCGGATGACGGTCATACGCCGCCTGGCGTTGTACGTGGTGCTGCCGTTGGCACTCGCCGCCGTGGCGGGCTACGGCTGGTACCAGTTCAGCGACACCGGCAAGCGGTGGCGGTACGAGGACAGACTCGCGACGTACTGCCAGGGGCTGATCCCGTCCGAGGAGTCCGCGGTCCTCACTGGCTACGACACGGACAAGGGGCTGCCCAACGCCGTGCACCACGGCGGGTCGGACGGCTACGAACTCTGCTGGGTCGGCAGGAGGAACGCGCTCACCATCGCCCGGATTCCCGCGTCCGCCCGCGACGACGACGGCCGCCGCGGCGTGTTCGACCAACTGCGCCCGAGTATGTCGCAGACGCCGCCGCTGCCCCTGGGCGGCGGCTGGCAGGGCTACACCAATCTCAAGAGCGCCGCTGTGGTTCTCAAGTGCACCAACCAGGATGCCTCCGTCGTCGTGAGTTCGGCGGGCGCCGGGGGCGGGGTGGCCGACGGCGCCACGACCGAACTCGTCGCGGCCACGGCGGTCCGCGCGGCGGACCGGTGGGGCTGCGAGGCCGATCCCGGCGGCCCGCTGCCGAAGCTGCCCGCCCCGCCGGAGGAGAAGTCGCCCTTCGAGGCGGAAGGCACCTGCGCGGGTATCCCCATGCGCGACATGGACATGATCCACTGGATCAAGGAGACGACGTCACCGGCTGGGACCGCCCCGCTGGAGAGCTGTGTCCTGGGCGAGACGAAGGCACACGCGGAGGAACTCTTCGTCCTCGACGCCCGCTTCGGCCCCCTCGCCCAGGCCAGGGCCTCGGACGCGGGACCCGACGGAGACGCGGGCCACGCCGGCGTCTATTCCTGGGCGACCGCCAAGTGCCCCGAGGCCAGCGCACGTGCGCTCTTCACGATTTCCACCACCGAGTACGTGCACGAGGACGCCGACACCTTCGCCCGATCCGCCCTCTCCGCATTCGCCGAGCGAGCGTCCGAACAGCGCGGCTGCACGGACCTCAAGCTCCCCGGCTGACGCACCGCGCCGAGTCACCGGCGCGACGACCGGTGCGTCGGTGGCGCAATCACCCGTCGGGTGATCAGGGACTGCTGCTGCCGCAGTCCGTGCGGAAGGTTCGTCCCTACCTCGTCGTCAGGGACAGAGGCTGAGGAAGGTGAGGTCAGCCTGTGCACAAGTAGGCCTCAGCCGTTGGCGCCTTCGTCCCCCTGTGGCTCCGGGTTGAGAGCCTTCCATTCCTCGGGCATTCCGCCCGTCTCGTGGAGCGCGCGCCACGGGTCCATGCCCGGCAGGGTTCCCGCCTCGAGCTCCTCGAGCAGGGAGCGTGTCCATTCCCGTTCGAGCCGGGTGAACGCCAGGGCGTACTCGGACTCGATCTGGAACAGGCGGGGAACTTTCCTGACTTCCCGCTCCAGCTCGCTGCTTTGGGCTGCTGCTTGGGATTCGAGGACGCGCAGCCGCTCGCGGAGTAGCACGATCACCTCGCTCGGCGGGAGCACCACGAGCAGCGACAGCGCTCCCTCGAACTTGGGGTGCTCCTTTTCCGGAGTGCTGATCAGCTCGCGCAGCCAGTCGCGCAGTTCCTCCCGGCCGGACTCGGTGATGCGGTAGACCGTCCGCTCCGGGCGGCGGCCCTCGCGGTGGGTGGCGAGGGCCTCGATGAACCCGTGCTTCTCCAGGTTGGCCACGACGGTGTAGAGCGAGCTGTAGTTGATCTTGATGCTGCGATCCTTGCGACGCAGCTTCAGCAGCGAGACCAACTCATAGGGATGCATCGGCCGCTCGACCAGGAACGCCAGGACGGGCAGCGCCAGCATGTTGCTCACCTTGCGCCGCTTCGCCATCACTACCCGCCTCGCTTCCGAACAGCCGCCAACGGCTACAGGCTATCCACCGTGTCCGACGCGGCGCGTGGCTGCGCGCTCCTCTCGCACTACTGCTGGTTCTGGATGCGCGTGTTCTGGAAGGCGGCGAACTTCCACCCGTCGGCCTCCTTCTCCACGACGAGGGTCTGGATGGACTCCCCGCCTGTGGGGACGATCTCCCCCTCGCTGTGCATGATCGCCACGGTGGGCGAGACCTGACGGATGTCCTTGATCTTCGCCTCGACCCGGGTGCCCTTCAGGGGACCGTCGAAGGCGGGCTGGAGAAGGTCGATGATGCCTTGCCGGCCATGAGCATGAGTGCCGCGGAAGTCGACGAGGTCGGCGTCCTGGGTGTGCGTCGCCGCGTAGGCCTTGGCGTCGCCCTTCGCCCACGCCTTGTTCATCTGGTCGAAGAGCTTGCGGATCGACGCCTCATCGGGGGTGGACAGCTCGCCATCGACGGCAGCCGCCGAGACCTTCTGCGCCGCATCCGGCTCCCCGTCGCCACCGGTCGAGCTGCACCCTGTCACGGCAAGCACGAGGGCGATCGGCGCAGCGGCAAGCAGGCCGCGGCGGGCAAGGCGGTTGGTCTTCATCTGCATTCACATCTTTCTGGTGACCGTACCCAGGAGGGCCCCTGCCGCGGCAGGGATCTCTGTCGGGCGTCAACGGTGTCGAGGGAGTCGGACTGTCCGCACCCCCGGCTATAGTCGGCTACGACTAGCTGTCTACGACTATACAAGGAAGCGAAGATCCCAAATCGCGCAAACGACCACATACACCGCACCCACCGGAGCGAGCAGAGGCATATCGTTCCCAGGTACGACGGCATGGCATGCCGACCCGTACGCCCACATCAGGGGGTGCCCCTAGGGTCGGAACCGTCATTCGATCTCGTCGCGAACAACTCGTCGCCGAAGCGCGACAGCCAGGACGGCGTGTCGTTCGCCGTCCGCAAGATCCTGGCGTCGGTCGAGGATGCGATTGAACGGTGGGCACCCTCAAAGCCATCCGGCAGCTGGGCGCACAAGTCGACGCGACCCATGGCTGCCGCCAAGAACTGACCGCAAAGAAACGAGGGGAACACCGTGGCGGACGCGTAGACCGAGGCGCCGGACAGCACTGCGGTGCGGACCGCTCACTGGCGGGCGATGCATGTCCAGGTCGACCCGCCACCGCACGTGCTCGAGGACGAGATCGGCCTGCGGTTGGCGACCCCCGACGCCGACTGGCGCCGCCGCCCCGACATGGACCCGTACGCCACCAGAGGATTCCGGGCGGCCATCGTGGCCCGCGCTCGATTCATCGAGAACCTGTTCGCCGCGCAAGCCGAGGTCGACCAGCCCGGCCCTCAGGCATGGAAGCGCCACCGCCTCGTCGAACTCGGCTACGGCATCCCCGACTGGCTCCACCTGGTGCCGCAAGCATCCGGAACCCCGTTCATCAGCTTCTACACCCCGTCCGAGATGCTGGCACTGGCCCGCGAGGTCGGCCTCAAGTCCGTTCGACACGTGTCGGGGAATTCGCTCGCCGAGCGCTGCTTTGCCGATCGCGCAGACAGCCTCCGCCCGTCGAGCGGAGAGGACCTGTTGCTGGCCACCACCTGATCCCCTTCACCTCCTGCCGCAGGTAGGGGAGGCGCCGGCTCGGCAGGACACCGAGGGACTGAACCTGCGCCGCGCGCCGGCCTGGCAGATGACCGACCCGTCCAGATCCCCCTTGGGCACCCGCCCCGGCCAGGACTCCTACGGCCACACCGGCGGACCGCGGCTTCACCGCGGTCCGGATCGCCTTTCCCGAACTGGCCTCCTGATCTGCCGCCGGGCGCCGCCGCATCCCGGTGATCCGGCTACCTGGCCTTCTGCGACAGCTCGTCGGGCCGACAACTGCAAGAAAGTCCCTACCGGAATTGATCGCTCGAATGACATCCCAGATACTGCGTCCTGGCAGGGGTCAAGGCGAGGTCCCTGCCGAACCGGTTCTGCAACGTCCGACTGTCACGAGTAGGGGGAACCGCCACGACTATCGAGCGGTGCAGCATCGACAACGTCATGTGACAGCCTCCACCGTCGCCGCCGAGCCTCAGATCTGACGCACCGTCGGTAAAGTCAACCGATCGCTGCGGCATACACACCCACCACCCTTCGCCGAAACACCTCGTGACCTGGCAGAACGCGGCCCCGGAGCCGATCCGGTCGAGTTGGGAGAGACCCCCTTGTTCTACTACGTGCTCAAGTACGTCGTTCTGGGCCCGCTGCTTCGGCTGCTGTTCCGGCCCCGGATCGAAGGGCTCGAGCACATTCCGGCGGACGGGGCGGCGATCGTCGCGGGGAACCATCTGTCGTTCTCCGACCACTTCCTGATGCCGGCCATCATCAGGCGGCGCATCACGTTCCTCGCCAAGGCGGAGTACTTCACCGGCCCCGGGCTCAAGGGGCGGCTGACCGCCGCGTTCTTCCGCAGCGCCGGGCAGATCCCGGTGGACCGGTCGGGGAAGGACGCCGGGCAGGCGGCCATCCGTGAGGGGCTCGGGGTGCTGCGCAAGGACGAGCTGCTCGGGATCTATCCCGAGGGGACGCGCTCGCACGACGGGCGGCTGTACAAGGGGAAGGTCGGGGTCGCGGTGATGGCCGTCACGGCGCAGGTGCCGGTGGTGCCGTGCGCGATGGTCGGGACCTTCGAGATCCAGCCGCCGGGACAGGTCGTGCCGAAGATCAAGCGGGTGACGATCCGCTTCGGCGAGCCGCTGGACTTCTCGCGCTACGCGGGGATGCAGAACGAGAAAGCCGTGCTGCGGGCGGTGACGGACGAGATCATGTACGAGATCCTCGCGCTGTCCGGGCAGGAGTACGTCGACGAGTACGCGGCCAAGGTGAAGGCTGGGCAGTCGGCCGCCCAGCCGCGTACGCGTAAGTTCCCTCGACTGTGGCGCTGACCGGACGCTTTCGGACCTTTCGGCGTACCCCGCCCGTCAGGCCATCAGGCGTCGCCCCGGCCGCGCCTGAATCGCGCGAGCACGTCGGCGAGTCCGACGACGGGCTCGGGACAGGCGTACCGCGCCCGGTTGCCCTGGAGTTTCCACCGGCCAGCGGCTTGGCGAGGGAGGGGGGTACGGGCGTGACCAGGCCGATCCAGTAGCTGGAGAGGCGGGGGGTGAGCATCGGGACCCGAAGGACGAGGCGGTGCGGCAGCCCGGCCACCGCCGCGTAGCGGTGCATCATCTGCTCGTACGTCAGCACGTCGGGCCCGCCGATGTCGAAGGCGCCGTTCACGTCGTCGGGCATCTCCGCGCAGCCCACCAGGTAGCCCAGCACGTCCCGGACGGCGATCGGCTGGATGCGGGTGCCGACCCAGCTCAGCGTGACCATGACCGGCAGCCGCTCGGTGAGGTAGCGCAGCATCTCGAACGACGCCGAACCGGAGCCGATGATGACCGCGGCGCGCAGCACCGTCGCGGGTACGCCGCCGCGGAGGAAGATGTCGCCGACCGCGGCCCGGGAGCGCAGATGCGGTGACAGCTCGCTCGCGGACGCCCCGGCCGGGGTGAGCCCGCCGAGGTAGACGATGCGCCGTACGCCGGCGGCGCGTGCCTGCTCGGCGAACTCCCGGGCGGCGTGCCGGTCGGTCTCCTCGAACCCCGGTCCGCCACGGAGCGCATGCACGAGGTAGTAGGCGACGTCGACGTCGCGCAGGGCGGCGGCGAGCGAATCCGCGTCGGTCACGTCCCCGCGCACCGCGTCCACGCGCCCCGCCCAGGGGTGCTCGCGCAGCTTCTCCGGGGACCGGAGTGCTTTCCAGGGTACGTCGGCCGTCCGCGCAAGCCTCCGCGCAAGGTCGTGGTCACGGCGGCCAATGGAAGGAAACCGCAGGGGTATAGAGAGCACATGAGTCATTCCCGGGCCCGACGCGTCAGACAGCTCCTCCGTGCACAGGACCACGCCGGATCCGGCCCGGTCGACTCTCCGCGCCGGACAGGCGCCGGGCTCGTCCCTGCTCTTCTGGGCCGCAGCGCCGACCGCGGGCTGCTGTGGTTCGCCGTCGGCGCCGGAATCTGGGCGTTCGGTGGGGCACGGGGGCGTCGGGCCGCCGTGCGCGGGGCCGCCTCCCTCATCCTGTCGTCGGCGGCCGTCACCACGCTCGGGAGCGGAACCGTCCGGCAGGCGACCCGCCCCGTGCAGGAGATGGGCGAGGCTCTCCGGCACCTGCCGAGCCGGCCGGGCACCGACTCCTTCCCGTCCGGGCACGCGGCCTCGGCCGCGGCGTTCGCCGCCGGTGTGGCCATGGAGGCCCGCGGCATGGGCGCGGTCCTGGCGCCGGTGGCCGCCGCGGTGGCGCTCTCCGGCATCCGCACCGGCGACCACCGCTCCCGTGATGTGCTGGTCGGAGCGGCGCTCGGCATAGGAGCGGCCTTCGCGGTCCGGGGACTCGTGCCGTCGCGGGCCCAGCTCCCTCCCCCGGCACGGCCGCGGGCCGACGCCCCCGCGCTGATCGAGGGCAAGGGCCTCACCGTCGTGGTCAATCCCTCCTCCGGGGCCCAGCCCCAACTGGTCAGCCCGGTCCAGCAGCTGAGGAACGCGCTGCCGCGTGCCGACATCGTGGTCCACGAGCCGGATTCACGGCCCCTGACGGACGTACTCGCCGAAGCGGCCCGGAGCGCCGCCCGTTCCGGTGGCGCCCTCGGCGTGTGCGGCGGCGACGGCACGGTCAACGCGGGGGCGGCAGCCGCCCTGCGCTTCGGCATACCGCTCGCGGTCCTGCCCGGCGGTACGTTCAACCACTTCGCCGCCGATCTGGGGACCGACACCGTCGCGGACGCGTGTGCCGCCGTGGAGGCCGGCAGCGCGGTGCGGGTCGACGTCGGAAGGATCAGGCCGCTGGTCCACGCCGGCGGGCGGTTCCCCGACCGTCACGTGCTCGGGCCGCCGGCCGCGGAGCCCTCGTACTTCCTCAACACCTTCAGCATCGGCGTCTATCCGGAGCTCGTCAGGGTCCGTGAGCAGTGGTCGCCGCGCATCGGCGGTCCTCCCGCCACGGTGCTCGCCCTTGTCCAGGTGCTGCGTACGACGCGCCCCCTGCGTGCCCGTGTGAACGGCAAACGCCGCTCGGTCTGGCTGCTGTTCGCGGGCAACGGCGCGTACCGCAGCCTCGGTGTGGCCCCGACGCGCCGTCACGACCTCGCCGACGGGCTGCTCGACGTCCGCATCGGGCACGGAGGGCCCTTCGCGCGTACACGCCTGCTGGCGACGGCTCTTGCCGGCGGATCCGCGAGGACGGGCCTGTACGCGGCGGCACGGCCGCGGCGGCTCGTCATCTCGGAGCTGCCCGAGGGCACACAGATGGCCTTCGACGGCGAGACACAGCGCGCGCCCTCGGCGTTTGTGATCGACAAGCTCGACGAAGCACTGACCGTGTACCGGCCTGCCGAGAACTGACGTCTCGCGTCAGCCCCGGCTCTTCCCGCTCCCGGTCCAGCCGTGCCACCAGTGGCGGCGCCTCGGATGGACGGCGCGGCCGAGGCGCCTGCCGAGGACGAGATAGCCGAGCAGCGCGCCGGTCGTGTTCAGGATGACGTCGTCGATGTCGAAGGCGCGGCCGGTCACCAGGGATCCCTGCACGAGTTCGACCAGCGTCATCACCACGCCGGTCACCAGCACCACGCGCAGCAGCCCGCGGGTTCGCGGCAGCAGGACGGGCAGCAGTACGCCGAAGGGTACGCCGAGCAGGAGGTTGCCCCCGAGCTGCTTCACCGTGTCGCGGAACGCGGGCTGAGCCAGGTAGTCGCGGATGGAGTCCCCCGGGCGGAGGTTGCTGTGC from Streptomyces formicae includes these protein-coding regions:
- a CDS encoding LacI family DNA-binding transcriptional regulator; this encodes MATIVDVAQHAGVAVSTVSYVLSGKRPISDATRCRVLDAIAALDYRPSPGTHPTRRTVGLAVSVNGGEHRPLLAEFMLAASVAARDHRCNVLLLTDHQGSDDLLDAVQAARLDGLVVMDIGVADPRLDVVRRLAVPAVLIGLPANPAGLPCVDLDFEAAGRMCVDHLTGLGHRDIVLMGEPAAVYRHRAGYAERTAAGAFAQAAARGARITHRPCEADWAGTAGTLARVLAERPDATALVVQNESATAHLPALLRSHGRAVPEDLSVVVIGSDAVATAGEPQLTSIAVPAAEMAARAVDLLMDNLDRSTTGTPVLLEPRLTVRASTRPAPARSDEPKEDR
- a CDS encoding RraA family protein, translated to MADKPDRLQDLASQVRTPDVVDAMGRMHRHRCHINDLVSPTPGRVLLGPAVTISYLPSCEETLPSEQFNFDRLFNDAIGDDGQGRVLVLAGNGHPDVSLGGGAKLSRLAVHGLAGVLADGRLRDFIQIASYDFAAYCWGETVKWGGDVVTPFEANRPVVVSGVTIRPGDCVFADASGAAVIPAAHVLSVFEEANRVVRDEAAFVEGIHQEDPADRRSGQ
- a CDS encoding VOC family protein — its product is MDLKLELIVLPVSDVDRAKAFYEQAGFRLDLDKAVSEDWRAVHFTPPGSECSIIFGQGITSAAPGSVQGLYLIVTDIEEARAELVGRGIEVSEVFHDAGGLFYHGHDAGEVTHQVEGQERVAGPHPDRATYGSYADFSDPDGNGWVLQEVTQRAPGR
- a CDS encoding MarR family winged helix-turn-helix transcriptional regulator, translated to MTAAPTDLADSCNNLALRKAARYLGATYDKALGPAGLRATQFSILQKLSAHGEMTITSLADMIAMDRTTLASNLKPLAREGLVTVEPSAADRRARIVTVTPAGLSRMKAAVPLWKAVQAQFEEKFGAGEADRLRASLEAVLHTGFEPWAE
- a CDS encoding NmrA family NAD(P)-binding protein; its protein translation is MVASNLVLIANAGGVGRTALDQLRAQDVPVRALVRRDDDRAAELRALGAEVVVGDLTRPESVAAALEGVGRMYFAMPVSPDHLLATTVVASVAREHGNLDGLVGMSQMTVSQMTATSTGESNQQRLHWLAEQVLNWSGLPVVHIRPTSFLDNPLFTALAARSIRENGTIALPFGTGRTSPVAVGDVARVVSTVLRDPAPHIGHVYELTGPRTVDMTEMAEEFSRALGRQVSYVDVPLDQWRSDVLAELGLPPHIEQHIATMARLHRENRYDRATDDVERVTGLPAEGIEAFVAARKDFYLG
- a CDS encoding flavodoxin family protein, which produces MASPDSPRYDDLRAMFVNCTLKRSPEVSNTQGLIDRSRAVMEAAGVTTELVRAVDHDIATGVWPDMTEHGWESDEWPALYERVLAADILVLAGPIWLGDNSSVMKQVIERLYACSSLLNDRGQYAYYGRVGGCLITGNEDGVKHCAMNVLYSLQHLGYTISPQADAGWIGEAGPGPSYLDPGSGGPENDFTNRNTTFMSWNLMHLAALLKRAGGIPAHGNQRSEWDAGCRFDFPNPEHR
- a CDS encoding PadR family transcriptional regulator; translation: MAKRRKVSNMLALPVLAFLVERPMHPYELVSLLKLRRKDRSIKINYSSLYTVVANLEKHGFIEALATHREGRRPERTVYRITESGREELRDWLRELISTPEKEHPKFEGALSLLVVLPPSEVIVLLRERLRVLESQAAAQSSELEREVRKVPRLFQIESEYALAFTRLEREWTRSLLEELEAGTLPGMDPWRALHETGGMPEEWKALNPEPQGDEGANG
- a CDS encoding SgcJ/EcaC family oxidoreductase gives rise to the protein MQMKTNRLARRGLLAAAPIALVLAVTGCSSTGGDGEPDAAQKVSAAAVDGELSTPDEASIRKLFDQMNKAWAKGDAKAYAATHTQDADLVDFRGTHAHGRQGIIDLLQPAFDGPLKGTRVEAKIKDIRQVSPTVAIMHSEGEIVPTGGESIQTLVVEKEADGWKFAAFQNTRIQNQQ
- a CDS encoding class I SAM-dependent methyltransferase, whose translation is MRTAHWRAMHVQVDPPPHVLEDEIGLRLATPDADWRRRPDMDPYATRGFRAAIVARARFIENLFAAQAEVDQPGPQAWKRHRLVELGYGIPDWLHLVPQASGTPFISFYTPSEMLALAREVGLKSVRHVSGNSLAERCFADRADSLRPSSGEDLLLATT
- a CDS encoding lysophospholipid acyltransferase family protein, with amino-acid sequence MFYYVLKYVVLGPLLRLLFRPRIEGLEHIPADGAAIVAGNHLSFSDHFLMPAIIRRRITFLAKAEYFTGPGLKGRLTAAFFRSAGQIPVDRSGKDAGQAAIREGLGVLRKDELLGIYPEGTRSHDGRLYKGKVGVAVMAVTAQVPVVPCAMVGTFEIQPPGQVVPKIKRVTIRFGEPLDFSRYAGMQNEKAVLRAVTDEIMYEILALSGQEYVDEYAAKVKAGQSAAQPRTRKFPRLWR